The following coding sequences are from one Poecile atricapillus isolate bPoeAtr1 chromosome 28, bPoeAtr1.hap1, whole genome shotgun sequence window:
- the LOC131589375 gene encoding cytochrome b-c1 complex subunit 10 codes for MLSQLLGPRYAQLLRTWTPTLVTWGGVAGVGVIWATDWKLVLQYVPYIGGKYKTED; via the exons ATGTTGAGCCAACTGCTGGGGCCGCGCTACGCGCAACTGCTGCGGACCTG GACCCCCACCCTTGTGACATGGGGTGGTGTGGCTGGTGTTGGTGTGATCTGGGCCACAGACTGGAAGCTGGTCTTGCAATATGTTCCCTACATTGGCGGCAAGTACAAAACTGAAGACTGA